A region of Thermorudis peleae DNA encodes the following proteins:
- a CDS encoding cobalamin-dependent protein (Presence of a B(12) (cobalamin)-binding domain implies dependence on cobalamin itself, in one of its several forms, or in some unusual lineages, dependence on a cobalamin-like analog.) yields MTNEHATGRDESGSPSSSLTRLTIGEVVKVLQPEFPELTMSSLRFLERIGLLAPERTPGGHRLYSLQDIERIRQIKRWQRARLSLAEIRERLERMAQHDPTKLAAQLLELLLQARTAEAEQLMHDAVESGMTLPVLFEYVFAPALRELGERWARGEITIGQEHEVSAAIRELVTMLTSQTPRPTITREPVVAACVEGELHELGLYMAACLLESFGYAVHYLGANTPIDDIVDAVRRWHAPLVVLAAVYPEHLPALLKTIERLDRLSPRVRPRWIVVGGHAALMQSSWPGRLPVIPLGHFPQSVEEFAQLLKT; encoded by the coding sequence ATGACCAATGAACACGCTACTGGACGGGACGAGAGCGGATCACCATCCTCTTCCCTGACACGGTTGACGATCGGGGAAGTGGTGAAAGTACTGCAGCCAGAATTCCCTGAGCTTACGATGTCGAGCCTTCGGTTCTTGGAGCGAATCGGGCTACTGGCACCCGAACGCACGCCGGGAGGACATCGACTCTACTCACTGCAGGACATCGAGCGGATTCGCCAGATCAAGCGGTGGCAGCGCGCTCGCCTCTCGCTTGCCGAGATTCGCGAACGCCTCGAGCGGATGGCGCAGCACGATCCCACAAAGCTCGCAGCGCAGTTGCTTGAGCTACTGCTGCAGGCACGCACAGCCGAAGCCGAACAGTTGATGCACGATGCTGTCGAAAGCGGGATGACTTTGCCAGTGCTCTTTGAATACGTCTTTGCTCCAGCCCTGCGTGAACTCGGTGAGCGCTGGGCACGAGGCGAGATCACCATTGGCCAAGAGCACGAGGTGAGTGCAGCAATTCGCGAACTGGTAACGATGCTCACCAGCCAAACACCGCGGCCGACCATCACACGCGAGCCGGTGGTGGCGGCCTGCGTTGAAGGTGAACTTCACGAGCTTGGCCTTTATATGGCCGCTTGCCTGCTTGAATCGTTCGGCTATGCTGTCCACTATCTTGGCGCTAATACCCCAATCGACGATATTGTCGACGCGGTACGCCGCTGGCATGCTCCCCTCGTCGTCCTGGCAGCCGTCTACCCCGAGCATCTCCCTGCGCTCCTGAAGACGATCGAGCGTCTCGATCGTCTATCGCCGAGAGTACGCCCTCGATGGATTGTTGTTGGTGGGCACGCAGCACTCATGCAGTCGAGCTGGCCGGGCCGCTTGCCAGTCATTCCACTCGGCCATTTCCCACAGAGCGTCGAAGAATTCGCCCAGTTGCTCAAAACGTGA